A single Arachidicoccus sp. BS20 DNA region contains:
- a CDS encoding alkaline phosphatase family protein produces the protein MIKKIFSAAAALWFISCANAQIAKHVIIVTVDGGRPDFYLDSSWHTTNMRALMKQGAYAEGVNSMFPSITYPSHTAIVTGVAPAKHGVYYNGMFEPDSATGKIYWNYSSIKVPTLWSVADEHGLKTASLLWPVTGDAPVAYNIPDIGSLGEKVREQYSKPEGFVDEVKKNVFDNAAKIEYGKNVNIAKIAAYVIQKDQPNLMTVHFFATDGAQHRVGREGDLVKRAVLDADSGVAIIVKALKDAGIWNQTVLIITGDHGFCTIKKTVAPNVWLSNAGLITDKNHGQWKAQFLTEGGAAFLYLKDKNDVETLNKVKQLLNNLPAEQRALFRVINKKQIDSVGADPNVVLALSGLDGTAFNGVLKGDPVRQGKGGTHGYFPDFHQIQTGFIAVGPGIKKGTVIPVMSLKDIAPLVAKLLGFSFPTADGHIPANILIGSIH, from the coding sequence ATGATAAAAAAAATATTTTCTGCGGCAGCGGCTCTTTGGTTTATTTCGTGTGCAAACGCGCAAATAGCAAAGCACGTTATCATTGTAACTGTTGACGGTGGTCGCCCCGATTTTTATTTAGACTCGTCGTGGCATACAACAAATATGCGTGCGCTGATGAAGCAAGGCGCTTATGCCGAAGGGGTCAACAGTATGTTTCCATCTATCACTTATCCGTCGCACACGGCAATCGTTACAGGTGTAGCGCCTGCAAAGCATGGCGTCTATTACAACGGTATGTTTGAACCCGACAGTGCTACGGGAAAAATTTATTGGAATTACAGTTCCATAAAAGTTCCCACTCTTTGGTCTGTTGCCGATGAGCACGGCTTGAAAACTGCGAGTTTGCTTTGGCCAGTAACCGGCGATGCGCCTGTAGCATACAACATTCCTGACATCGGTTCGCTGGGCGAAAAAGTACGTGAGCAATATTCCAAGCCGGAAGGATTTGTCGATGAAGTAAAAAAGAATGTGTTTGACAATGCAGCTAAAATCGAATACGGTAAAAATGTAAATATTGCAAAAATTGCGGCTTATGTAATTCAAAAAGACCAGCCGAATCTGATGACGGTTCATTTTTTTGCAACCGATGGAGCACAGCATCGTGTGGGGCGCGAAGGCGATTTGGTAAAACGGGCTGTATTGGATGCGGATAGCGGCGTTGCTATTATTGTCAAAGCTTTGAAAGATGCAGGTATATGGAATCAAACGGTTTTGATTATTACCGGCGACCACGGTTTCTGCACAATTAAAAAAACTGTTGCGCCTAATGTATGGCTTAGTAATGCAGGATTGATAACAGATAAAAATCACGGACAGTGGAAAGCACAGTTCCTTACCGAAGGCGGTGCTGCATTTCTCTATCTGAAAGATAAAAATGATGTGGAAACGCTAAATAAAGTAAAACAGTTACTGAACAACCTTCCTGCTGAACAAAGGGCTTTGTTTCGTGTGATTAATAAAAAACAAATTGACTCCGTAGGTGCAGACCCCAATGTGGTTTTGGCTTTATCCGGTTTGGATGGAACTGCATTCAATGGCGTGCTGAAAGGCGACCCTGTGAGACAAGGTAAGGGCGGTACGCATGGCTATTTCCCCGATTTTCATCAAATACAAACAGGTTTTATTGCCGTTGGTCCCGGCATTAAAAAAGGAACCGTGATTCCTGTAATGAGCTTGAAAGACATTGCACCGCTTGTTGCCAAACTGCTTGGTTTCTCATTTCCGACGGCAGACGGGCATATTCCTGCAAATATATTAATCGGCAGTATTCATTGA
- a CDS encoding RagB/SusD family nutrient uptake outer membrane protein, which produces MIQIKTNRSIVVLSLAILLFGACTKELNQAPVSNADKTAIFGSQDGLQLYANSFYNILPGISDVYKTDPSLSDYGAVQSVPNFIVPGAYTSVQSSGWDWGDLRNINYFIAGLATSPVPDAVKENYMALAKFFRAYFYYAKVQRFGDVPWYSTPLSISDTALLYKGRDSRVLIMDSIVADLDYAAQHIASNNDNTRSTISKGVIFGFKSRVCLFEGTFRKYQTSYNLQSTANDYLKMAVDAADSVIESKVYSLNTVGDSLAYRNLFISATPVTSEIMLADVSSTSLAVYNDANWYYTSATYGPRFSFIKTFINTYLNRDGTPFTDKPGYDTITFVNETKNRDWRLQQTIRTPGYKRVNSNGTTSPAPPVFSNTYTGYQPIKWCLDGTTYDNGATNTNSISLMRYAEILLNYAEAKAELGTITDQDWAMTIGALRARAGITGGLTSLPTTVDKYLQTHYFPDITNPVILEIRRERGIELALEGLRFADLIRWKRGDLLLNTWDGMYVPKTGVRMDLNGDGVNDVLFYTQSSDTVGVRDVTLINVSKDPQKLDKGTYGNLNWLDNIQREWADYKYVYPIPFSDLQLNPKLGQNPDWK; this is translated from the coding sequence ATGATACAGATTAAAACAAATCGAAGCATTGTTGTTCTTTCCCTGGCAATTCTGCTATTTGGCGCCTGCACCAAAGAATTAAATCAGGCTCCTGTAAGCAATGCCGATAAAACTGCCATTTTCGGCAGTCAGGATGGATTGCAGTTGTATGCCAATTCTTTTTACAATATTCTACCTGGCATATCCGATGTGTATAAAACAGACCCAAGCCTTTCCGATTACGGAGCCGTCCAGTCTGTACCTAATTTCATTGTACCCGGCGCTTACACTTCGGTACAGAGTAGCGGTTGGGATTGGGGAGATTTGAGAAACATCAATTATTTTATTGCTGGTTTGGCAACATCTCCGGTACCGGACGCGGTAAAAGAAAATTATATGGCGCTGGCAAAGTTTTTCAGGGCTTATTTCTATTATGCCAAAGTACAGCGTTTTGGCGATGTGCCCTGGTACAGCACGCCGTTGAGTATAAGCGATACAGCATTATTATACAAAGGAAGAGATTCCCGCGTGTTGATTATGGATTCTATTGTAGCGGATTTGGATTATGCTGCCCAACATATTGCTTCTAATAACGATAATACGCGCAGCACCATCAGTAAAGGCGTAATATTCGGGTTTAAGTCAAGAGTATGTTTGTTTGAAGGAACGTTCCGTAAATACCAAACTTCCTACAACCTGCAATCTACGGCAAATGATTATTTGAAAATGGCGGTAGATGCGGCAGATTCCGTTATCGAAAGTAAAGTGTATAGCCTTAATACTGTAGGTGACAGTTTGGCGTACCGGAATCTGTTTATAAGTGCAACGCCGGTAACAAGTGAAATAATGCTGGCAGATGTTTCCAGTACATCTCTTGCGGTCTATAACGATGCCAACTGGTATTATACAAGTGCTACGTACGGACCTCGTTTCAGTTTTATCAAAACATTTATCAATACCTATCTTAACCGTGACGGAACACCATTTACCGACAAACCGGGGTATGATACCATCACATTTGTAAATGAAACCAAAAACCGTGATTGGCGCTTGCAGCAGACCATTCGTACGCCGGGTTACAAAAGAGTAAACAGCAACGGAACTACGTCGCCTGCACCGCCTGTGTTTTCCAATACTTACACCGGTTATCAGCCAATCAAATGGTGCCTGGACGGTACAACTTATGACAATGGTGCAACAAATACGAACTCTATCAGCCTGATGCGTTATGCGGAAATATTGCTGAACTACGCCGAGGCAAAAGCTGAATTGGGTACTATTACAGATCAGGATTGGGCAATGACCATAGGTGCATTGAGAGCACGTGCAGGGATTACCGGCGGATTAACCTCACTGCCGACAACGGTAGATAAATATTTGCAAACACATTATTTCCCCGACATTACCAACCCGGTAATATTGGAAATACGACGCGAGCGCGGAATAGAACTCGCTTTGGAAGGACTTCGCTTTGCTGATTTGATAAGATGGAAAAGAGGCGACCTTTTGCTCAATACCTGGGATGGAATGTACGTGCCTAAAACAGGTGTGCGTATGGATTTGAACGGCGACGGCGTGAATGATGTATTATTCTATACACAGTCTTCTGATACGGTAGGTGTAAGAGATGTAACACTCATTAATGTTTCAAAAGACCCGCAAAAGCTTGACAAAGGTACTTACGGCAATTTGAACTGGCTGGATAATATTCAAAGAGAATGGGCGGATTACAAATATGTGTACCCGATTCCTTTTAGCGATTTGCAGCTCAATCCAAAACTTGGACAAAATCCGGATTGGAAATAA
- a CDS encoding SusC/RagA family TonB-linked outer membrane protein: MKHSFLLIMLLVAGIAVLRAQQREAIVKGVVTDESGKFLTGVNVAIQETSGGTVHHALTGSGGEFTVDNLLAGHKYNFRFSYTGYEDYKMEAYTISADNNNSLLVRMQPAEKTLEDLVIVGYGTQKKINLTGAVTQVSGAVLENKSLPNVTQGLQGMIPNLNLIMGDGKPIQSPVYNVRGNPSIGQGGNALVLIDGVQGDPSLLNPNDIASVTVLKDASSAAVYGARAAYGVVLITTKSPKKGSTSITYSSDYASKSPTVVPDIVSNGYQYALMFDSAWSSWNNGQIPQNINKTQPFSMAYLAALKQHNDDPSLPQVEVDPTTGNYVYYGNTNWYDLLYKKSLLALSQNLSVSGSTDKASYYISGRYYNQNGLFRYNSDDYNMYNLTAKGSVQATPWLLITNSTWFDSRFYHNPLNVGEGGGIWRNMADNSQPSSVMFNPDGTLTASAAYGVGDFWYGKNGIDMRTQEIKNTSAFSATFLNDHFHVKGDLTFQNLRLNQDQIRVQLPYSLAPGVINYLGTSYNDISATRQTTNYLATNLYADYDHTFGKDHYFKALIGYNYEQSVYNNISVTRNGLVYGDAKDLSLATGDKISTSGGYEKWAILGGFGRLNYAFRDKYLLELDARYDGSSKFPHDQTYGFFPSASAGWVVSKESFWHVSPKFISNLKIRGSYGSLGNGNISSYQYEELFNISKSGRVLNGIQPQYTSVPGLIPDGLTWETATTADLGLDLTMLSNRLDFTGDIYRRKTTNMYVLGPTLPAVLGTSSPKGNFADMRTDGWEANISWKDQFRLAGKLFHYNIGFWMSDYISTITKYVGNSSGLLSDYYPGEKLGEIWGYVNDGYWTADNVSQAKAFQPLVKSTNNGTWLPGDIRFKDLNGDGVINSGTNTIGDPGDRKIIGNTTPRYQFGFNLGGDWDNFFISAFFQGVLKQDWYPGSEADAFWGQYNRPYNYLMKSQLGNIWSPTNTNAYFPRYSGYVAQNGSGELAVNQTKYLQNVRYIRLKNIQLGYNFPKSFFKKIPISNARLYVSGDNLWTASPLYKHTKALDVENIGKSDVVLTGNSNNGNGNNYPILKSYTVGVLVNF, encoded by the coding sequence TTGAAACATTCATTTCTCCTGATTATGCTTCTTGTTGCAGGCATTGCTGTTCTCCGGGCGCAGCAACGCGAAGCAATTGTAAAAGGGGTGGTTACAGATGAGTCCGGAAAATTTTTAACAGGCGTCAATGTTGCCATACAGGAAACCTCCGGTGGCACTGTGCATCATGCACTTACCGGTTCGGGCGGCGAATTTACCGTCGATAATTTATTGGCAGGTCATAAGTACAATTTCCGTTTTAGCTATACGGGATATGAAGATTACAAAATGGAAGCTTACACCATAAGCGCCGATAACAATAATAGCTTACTGGTAAGAATGCAGCCTGCGGAAAAAACGCTGGAAGATTTGGTAATTGTAGGGTACGGTACGCAAAAGAAAATTAATCTTACAGGTGCGGTAACGCAAGTGAGCGGAGCCGTACTGGAAAATAAATCGCTGCCCAACGTTACACAAGGCTTGCAAGGGATGATTCCTAACCTGAACCTGATAATGGGCGATGGTAAACCTATCCAGTCGCCGGTGTATAATGTACGCGGAAACCCATCCATTGGTCAGGGAGGTAACGCTTTGGTATTGATTGACGGTGTGCAGGGCGACCCAAGCCTTTTGAATCCAAATGATATAGCTTCCGTTACCGTATTGAAAGATGCCTCTTCTGCCGCAGTTTACGGAGCGCGTGCCGCATACGGCGTGGTATTGATTACGACCAAATCGCCGAAAAAAGGCTCTACATCCATTACTTATTCTTCGGACTATGCATCTAAAAGCCCAACTGTTGTACCAGATATTGTGAGCAATGGTTATCAGTATGCGTTAATGTTTGATTCGGCATGGTCGTCGTGGAACAACGGACAGATACCGCAGAATATCAACAAAACGCAGCCGTTTTCCATGGCTTATCTGGCAGCATTAAAGCAGCATAATGACGATCCGAGCCTGCCGCAAGTAGAAGTTGATCCCACTACGGGAAACTATGTTTATTATGGCAATACCAACTGGTACGATTTGTTGTACAAAAAAAGTTTGTTAGCGCTTAGCCAGAATTTGTCTGTTTCCGGAAGTACGGATAAAGCAAGTTATTATATAAGCGGAAGGTATTACAATCAAAACGGGCTTTTCCGTTACAATTCCGACGATTATAATATGTACAACCTCACGGCAAAAGGCTCGGTACAGGCTACGCCCTGGTTGTTGATTACTAATAGTACATGGTTCGACAGCAGGTTCTATCACAACCCTTTGAATGTAGGCGAAGGCGGTGGCATCTGGCGCAATATGGCAGACAACTCACAGCCGAGCTCCGTAATGTTCAATCCTGATGGAACGCTTACTGCATCAGCAGCGTATGGTGTGGGAGATTTTTGGTATGGAAAAAATGGTATTGATATGAGAACGCAGGAAATCAAAAATACATCTGCATTTTCAGCGACATTTTTAAACGACCATTTTCATGTTAAAGGCGATTTGACGTTCCAGAATTTGCGTTTAAATCAGGACCAGATAAGGGTTCAGTTGCCTTATAGCCTTGCGCCGGGAGTAATAAATTATTTAGGTACGAGCTATAATGATATTTCCGCAACGCGGCAAACGACCAATTATCTCGCAACCAACCTGTATGCCGATTATGACCACACTTTTGGTAAAGACCATTATTTCAAAGCCTTGATTGGTTATAACTATGAACAATCTGTTTACAATAATATTTCTGTTACCAGAAACGGGTTGGTTTATGGGGATGCAAAAGACTTGAGTCTTGCCACGGGAGATAAAATATCTACTTCAGGCGGATATGAAAAATGGGCAATTTTAGGCGGCTTTGGAAGACTTAATTATGCGTTCAGAGATAAATATTTATTGGAACTTGATGCCCGTTACGATGGCTCGTCTAAATTTCCGCACGACCAGACATATGGTTTCTTCCCGTCCGCATCTGCGGGCTGGGTGGTGTCGAAAGAATCATTTTGGCACGTGTCTCCAAAGTTTATTTCCAATTTAAAAATCAGAGGTTCTTACGGTTCTTTGGGTAACGGTAATATTTCTTCTTACCAGTACGAAGAACTGTTCAATATATCAAAATCGGGTCGTGTGCTTAACGGAATCCAGCCGCAATATACGAGTGTACCGGGCTTGATTCCGGATGGATTAACATGGGAAACAGCCACGACTGCCGATTTGGGATTAGACCTTACCATGCTGTCCAACCGGCTTGATTTTACGGGCGATATTTATCGCCGTAAAACAACAAATATGTATGTACTTGGACCTACGTTACCTGCCGTGTTAGGTACAAGTTCGCCGAAAGGAAACTTTGCCGATATGCGTACTGATGGCTGGGAAGCCAACATCAGTTGGAAAGACCAATTTCGCCTTGCGGGCAAGCTATTCCATTACAACATCGGCTTTTGGATGTCGGATTACATATCAACAATCACAAAATATGTGGGTAATTCTTCAGGACTGTTGAGCGATTATTATCCCGGCGAAAAATTGGGCGAAATATGGGGTTATGTCAATGACGGATATTGGACGGCAGATAACGTATCTCAGGCTAAAGCGTTCCAGCCTTTGGTAAAATCTACCAACAATGGTACATGGTTGCCGGGCGATATCAGGTTTAAAGATTTAAACGGCGATGGTGTTATCAATAGTGGGACAAATACCATTGGCGACCCGGGCGACAGAAAGATAATCGGGAATACTACGCCGAGATATCAATTCGGTTTTAACCTCGGCGGCGATTGGGACAACTTCTTTATCAGCGCTTTCTTTCAAGGCGTGTTGAAGCAAGACTGGTACCCGGGTTCAGAAGCAGATGCCTTTTGGGGGCAATACAACAGACCTTACAATTACCTGATGAAATCTCAATTGGGCAATATATGGTCGCCTACCAATACCAATGCTTATTTCCCAAGATACAGTGGTTATGTGGCACAAAATGGAAGCGGGGAGCTGGCTGTAAATCAAACAAAATACCTGCAAAATGTTCGCTACATCCGGTTGAAAAATATACAGCTTGGATATAATTTCCCTAAAAGCTTTTTCAAAAAAATTCCTATCAGCAATGCACGTCTGTATGTTTCCGGCGACAACCTGTGGACGGCGTCGCCTTTGTACAAGCATACCAAAGCGCTGGATGTAGAAAACATTGGTAAATCTGATGTGGTACTTACAGGAAATTCTAACAATGGTAACGGCAACAACTATCCTATACTCAAAAGTTATACGGTAGGTGTACTGGTTAATTTTTAA
- a CDS encoding FecR family protein, translating to MEKNWFLLEKYRKGIATASEKAFLLEALSVDESELRAWLQKEFDASVERDIKVLNDEKSKEIFEKIFARKSAQDKSNDEKKIDSFRRRKLLYGWAAAACVVFGLLLGIDVWTSHKEAHITKQTVAKILPTDKQLPAIKNIVNTTNAIIKSRLEDGTEVALSPKSSLTYEPFAGKAVRAVALNGKATFKVKHDEAHPFSVTANGIVVTDLGTVFSVNSFNNKVYVKLFKGKVMIHASDSILSMKDAYLKPGEQFKFSAADGTYALSVFERKNKNIALPKPKTDSVQAEPVTFYTDSLNRLVFDKTPLHSVFDEISKRYKVQIGYDAKTVAKMSFTGLVSPTDSLPVILEIICNTNDLRAEQNEGKYFIERQTVTPSPAALPPGESADSLSNRE from the coding sequence ATGGAAAAAAATTGGTTTCTTCTTGAGAAATACAGAAAAGGTATTGCTACGGCAAGCGAAAAAGCGTTTTTGTTAGAAGCCTTGTCTGTTGACGAAAGTGAACTTCGCGCATGGTTGCAGAAAGAATTTGATGCGAGCGTGGAGCGCGATATAAAAGTGTTGAACGACGAGAAATCGAAAGAAATTTTTGAAAAAATTTTTGCAAGAAAGTCCGCGCAGGATAAATCTAATGACGAAAAAAAAATTGACTCCTTCCGAAGGAGAAAATTGTTGTATGGCTGGGCGGCTGCTGCGTGCGTAGTATTTGGATTGCTGTTGGGCATTGATGTGTGGACGTCCCACAAAGAAGCGCATATTACAAAGCAAACCGTTGCCAAAATCTTGCCTACTGATAAGCAATTGCCGGCTATAAAAAATATTGTGAATACGACAAATGCGATAATAAAAAGCCGCTTAGAAGACGGGACAGAAGTTGCATTATCGCCGAAAAGTTCTCTTACATACGAGCCGTTTGCCGGCAAAGCGGTAAGGGCAGTAGCGCTGAACGGGAAAGCGACATTCAAAGTTAAGCATGACGAAGCGCACCCGTTTTCGGTTACGGCAAACGGGATTGTGGTTACCGATTTGGGTACAGTCTTTTCCGTCAATTCATTCAACAATAAGGTTTATGTAAAATTGTTCAAAGGAAAAGTAATGATACACGCATCCGATTCGATTTTATCCATGAAAGATGCTTATCTGAAACCGGGAGAACAGTTTAAATTTTCGGCTGCCGACGGAACGTATGCGCTGTCCGTATTTGAAAGAAAAAATAAAAATATTGCATTACCCAAGCCGAAAACAGATTCTGTACAAGCCGAGCCGGTTACATTTTATACCGACAGTTTGAACAGGTTGGTTTTTGACAAAACGCCGTTGCACAGCGTGTTTGATGAGATAAGCAAAAGATATAAAGTGCAAATCGGTTACGATGCAAAAACAGTTGCTAAAATGTCGTTCACAGGGCTGGTAAGTCCCACGGATTCTCTGCCGGTTATACTTGAAATAATATGTAATACAAATGACTTGCGCGCAGAACAAAATGAAGGAAAATATTTTATAGAACGGCAAACCGTAACGCCGTCGCCTGCTGCTCTTCCTCCCGGAGAAAGCGCAGACAGTTTAAGCAACAGGGAATAA
- a CDS encoding RNA polymerase sigma factor: MSIFSNRELIEKLKKNDEAVFAYLYKKYHNAVYANIRKLVNDETNAEDILQDVFLLLWSRREKLTSEQEIGGWLFSASYYKSLEFLKKSIKQSLAVFDEAKHDMIPVEEGTSEAAYEEKLTILNAGIELLSPQKKSAFTLCRIYGKSYEEAADQMGVSAETVRGYVKDSAKFLKHYVLKESTSLSIFAIFLFARFLGV, translated from the coding sequence ATGAGTATATTCTCTAACCGGGAGCTTATTGAGAAGTTGAAGAAGAATGATGAAGCCGTTTTTGCTTATCTGTATAAGAAATATCACAATGCGGTTTATGCTAATATCCGCAAATTGGTAAATGATGAAACCAATGCAGAAGATATTTTACAGGATGTGTTTCTGCTACTGTGGTCGCGCCGGGAAAAGCTTACTTCGGAACAGGAAATAGGCGGCTGGCTGTTTTCGGCGAGCTATTATAAGTCATTGGAGTTTTTGAAAAAGTCTATTAAGCAAAGCCTTGCTGTTTTTGATGAAGCTAAGCACGATATGATTCCGGTTGAAGAAGGAACTTCAGAAGCTGCTTATGAAGAAAAACTAACCATACTTAATGCAGGCATAGAACTGCTTTCTCCGCAAAAGAAGTCGGCATTCACATTGTGCCGTATCTACGGCAAATCTTATGAAGAAGCTGCTGACCAAATGGGCGTATCTGCCGAAACAGTACGCGGTTACGTGAAAGATTCTGCCAAGTTTCTCAAACATTATGTACTGAAGGAATCCACATCTCTTTCAATATTCGCCATTTTTCTTTTTGCGAGATTTCTCGGCGTTTAA
- a CDS encoding amidohydrolase family protein, whose translation MKLIAIEEHFLTKAVRNEWQKYADKDDPTQNLHLGEIENRLDDIGDTRLKLMDETGIDVQVLSLTSPSLHNLGNESVALAQQTNDYVAEIIKKHPERFQGFAALPMPVPKEAAKELERSVKNLGLKGAMLCGRTREKNLDHKDFWELFECAETLGVPLFIHPQIPQKAVRDIYYSGFDDDTNLAFSTYGLGWHYEAGIQFVRMVLAKVFDRFPNLQIILGHWGEVILFYAERLASLGRAAKLDKQFIDYVRQNLYVTASGMFSQNYLQRSVEIIGADRILFSSDYPYQYRAGRDARNFLEATNLNSDDKEKFAFANWERLTSTTF comes from the coding sequence AGAAGAACATTTTCTTACAAAAGCCGTCCGCAATGAATGGCAAAAATATGCCGATAAAGACGACCCTACACAAAATCTTCATCTTGGCGAAATCGAAAATCGCTTAGATGACATTGGCGATACACGCCTGAAACTGATGGACGAAACGGGCATTGATGTGCAAGTACTTTCGCTCACAAGTCCGAGCCTGCACAATCTGGGAAATGAAAGCGTTGCGCTTGCGCAACAAACCAATGACTATGTTGCAGAGATTATTAAAAAACATCCGGAAAGGTTTCAGGGATTTGCCGCGTTGCCCATGCCTGTGCCGAAAGAAGCGGCGAAAGAATTGGAACGTTCCGTAAAAAATCTTGGCTTAAAAGGCGCAATGCTTTGCGGTCGCACACGCGAAAAAAATTTAGACCACAAAGATTTTTGGGAATTGTTTGAATGTGCGGAAACGCTTGGCGTTCCTTTGTTTATTCATCCGCAAATTCCGCAAAAAGCCGTAAGAGATATTTACTATTCCGGCTTTGACGATGACACAAATCTTGCTTTTTCCACTTACGGATTAGGTTGGCATTACGAAGCCGGAATACAATTTGTTCGCATGGTATTGGCAAAAGTTTTCGACCGTTTTCCCAATCTTCAAATCATTCTCGGACATTGGGGCGAAGTGATTTTATTTTATGCTGAAAGACTGGCTTCGCTGGGAAGAGCTGCAAAACTTGATAAACAGTTCATAGATTATGTTCGCCAAAATTTGTATGTAACCGCAAGCGGAATGTTCAGCCAAAATTATTTACAACGTTCCGTTGAGATTATTGGCGCGGACAGAATTCTTTTTTCTTCGGATTATCCTTATCAATACCGTGCAGGAAGGGATGCGCGCAATTTTCTGGAAGCAACAAATTTGAATAGTGATGATAAAGAAAAATTTGCTTTTGCAAATTGGGAACGATTGACTTCAACGACCTTTTAG